In one window of Haliaeetus albicilla chromosome W, bHalAlb1.1, whole genome shotgun sequence DNA:
- the TXNL1 gene encoding thioredoxin-like protein 1 isoform X1, whose protein sequence is MVGVKVIANDTEFQPELSAAGSRLAVVKFTMRGCGPCLRIAPAFNALSNKYPQATFLEVDVHQCQGTAATNNISATPTFLFFRNKVRIDQYQGADAVGLEEKIKQHLENDPGNSEDTDIPKGYMDLMPFINKAGCECLNESDEHGFDNCLRKDSTYLESDCDEQLLITVAFSQPVKLYSMKLQGPDNGQGPKYIKIFINLPRSMDFEEAERSEPTQALELTPDDIKEDGIIQLRYVKFQNVNSVTLFVQSNHGDEETTRITYFTFIGTPVQATNMNDFKRIIHMGELSISASDW, encoded by the exons ATGGTGGGCGTGAAGGTGATCGCGAACGACACCGAGTTCCAGCCTGAGCTCAGCGCTGCCGGTTCCCGCCTGGCCGTGGTCAAGTTCACCATGCGGGG ATGTGGCCCTTGCTTAAGGATAGCCCCGGCTTTCAATGCTCTGAGTAACAAATATCCCCAGGCAACTTTTTTGGAAGTAGATGTGCATCAATGCCAG GGAACAGCTGCTACCAATAATATATCAGCAACGCCGACATTTCTGTTTTTCCGAAACAAAGTGCGAATCGACCAATATCAAGGAGCAGATGCTGTaggtttagaagaaaaaattaaacagcacCTGGAGAATGATCCTGGAAACAGTGAAGATACAGATATCCCAAAAGGATAT ATGGATTTAATGCCATTTATCAATAAAGCCGGCTGTGAATGTCTTAATGAGAGTGATGAGCATGGATTTGATAATTGTTTACGTAAAGACTCTACCTACTTGGAATCAGACTGTGATGAGCAG ctgcTTATTACTGTAGCTTTTAGTCAACCTGTCAAGCTTTATTCTATGAAACTTCAGGGGCCAGATAATG GGCAAGGTCCAAAGTACATAAAAATCTTTATCAACCTTCCTCGATCTATGGATtttgaagaagcagaaagaagtgAACCAACTCAAGCCCTGGAACTGACACCAGATGATATTAAAGAAGATGGTATTATCCAGCTTCGCTATGTAAAATTTCAGAATGTTAACAGTGTAACT ttgttTGTCCAATCCAATCATGGTGATGAAGAGACAACAAGAATTACATACTTCACATTTATTGGAACTCCAGTCCAAGCGACAAATATGAATGACTTCAAGCGA
- the TXNL1 gene encoding thioredoxin-like protein 1 isoform X2, whose translation MVGVKVIANDTEFQPELSAAGSRLAVVKFTMRGCGPCLRIAPAFNALSNKYPQATFLEVDVHQCQGTAATNNISATPTFLFFRNKVRIDQYQGADAVGLEEKIKQHLENDPGNSEDTDIPKGYMDLMPFINKAGCECLNESDEHGFDNCLRKDSTYLESDCDEQLLITVAFSQPVKLYSMKLQGPDNGQGPKYIKIFINLPRSMDFEEAERSEPTQALELTPDDIKEDGIIQLRYVKFQNVNSVTLFVQSNHGDEETTRITYFTFIGTPVQATNMNDFKRVVGKKGESH comes from the exons ATGGTGGGCGTGAAGGTGATCGCGAACGACACCGAGTTCCAGCCTGAGCTCAGCGCTGCCGGTTCCCGCCTGGCCGTGGTCAAGTTCACCATGCGGGG ATGTGGCCCTTGCTTAAGGATAGCCCCGGCTTTCAATGCTCTGAGTAACAAATATCCCCAGGCAACTTTTTTGGAAGTAGATGTGCATCAATGCCAG GGAACAGCTGCTACCAATAATATATCAGCAACGCCGACATTTCTGTTTTTCCGAAACAAAGTGCGAATCGACCAATATCAAGGAGCAGATGCTGTaggtttagaagaaaaaattaaacagcacCTGGAGAATGATCCTGGAAACAGTGAAGATACAGATATCCCAAAAGGATAT ATGGATTTAATGCCATTTATCAATAAAGCCGGCTGTGAATGTCTTAATGAGAGTGATGAGCATGGATTTGATAATTGTTTACGTAAAGACTCTACCTACTTGGAATCAGACTGTGATGAGCAG ctgcTTATTACTGTAGCTTTTAGTCAACCTGTCAAGCTTTATTCTATGAAACTTCAGGGGCCAGATAATG GGCAAGGTCCAAAGTACATAAAAATCTTTATCAACCTTCCTCGATCTATGGATtttgaagaagcagaaagaagtgAACCAACTCAAGCCCTGGAACTGACACCAGATGATATTAAAGAAGATGGTATTATCCAGCTTCGCTATGTAAAATTTCAGAATGTTAACAGTGTAACT ttgttTGTCCAATCCAATCATGGTGATGAAGAGACAACAAGAATTACATACTTCACATTTATTGGAACTCCAGTCCAAGCGACAAATATGAATGACTTCAAGCGA
- the TXNL1 gene encoding thioredoxin-like protein 1 isoform X3 translates to MVGVKVIANDTEFQPELSAAGSRLAVVKFTMRGCGPCLRIAPAFNALSNKYPQATFLEVDVHQCQGTAATNNISATPTFLFFRNKVRIDQYQGADAVGLEEKIKQHLENDPGNSEDTDIPKGYMDLMPFINKAGCECLNESDEHGFDNCLRKDSTYLESDCDEQLLITVAFSQPVKLYSMKLQGPDNGQGPKYIKIFINLPRSMDFEEAERSEPTQALELTPDDIKEDGIIQLRYVKFQNVNSVTLFVQSNHGDEETTRITYFTFIGTPVQATNMNDFKRLNFPFLKN, encoded by the exons ATGGTGGGCGTGAAGGTGATCGCGAACGACACCGAGTTCCAGCCTGAGCTCAGCGCTGCCGGTTCCCGCCTGGCCGTGGTCAAGTTCACCATGCGGGG ATGTGGCCCTTGCTTAAGGATAGCCCCGGCTTTCAATGCTCTGAGTAACAAATATCCCCAGGCAACTTTTTTGGAAGTAGATGTGCATCAATGCCAG GGAACAGCTGCTACCAATAATATATCAGCAACGCCGACATTTCTGTTTTTCCGAAACAAAGTGCGAATCGACCAATATCAAGGAGCAGATGCTGTaggtttagaagaaaaaattaaacagcacCTGGAGAATGATCCTGGAAACAGTGAAGATACAGATATCCCAAAAGGATAT ATGGATTTAATGCCATTTATCAATAAAGCCGGCTGTGAATGTCTTAATGAGAGTGATGAGCATGGATTTGATAATTGTTTACGTAAAGACTCTACCTACTTGGAATCAGACTGTGATGAGCAG ctgcTTATTACTGTAGCTTTTAGTCAACCTGTCAAGCTTTATTCTATGAAACTTCAGGGGCCAGATAATG GGCAAGGTCCAAAGTACATAAAAATCTTTATCAACCTTCCTCGATCTATGGATtttgaagaagcagaaagaagtgAACCAACTCAAGCCCTGGAACTGACACCAGATGATATTAAAGAAGATGGTATTATCCAGCTTCGCTATGTAAAATTTCAGAATGTTAACAGTGTAACT ttgttTGTCCAATCCAATCATGGTGATGAAGAGACAACAAGAATTACATACTTCACATTTATTGGAACTCCAGTCCAAGCGACAAATATGAATGACTTCAAGCGA